One part of the Phoenix dactylifera cultivar Barhee BC4 chromosome 4, palm_55x_up_171113_PBpolish2nd_filt_p, whole genome shotgun sequence genome encodes these proteins:
- the LOC103707194 gene encoding 5'-adenylylsulfate reductase 3, chloroplastic-like, which produces MASASAISGSISSHSLISCDARASLIGSVRHLEASIVPSTLNCPSRRRSAVKPLHAVEPARRNDFVAPLAAAPATIAEAVVEEKGRVREEEEEKVDYDQLASELENASPLEIMDKALEKFGNDIAIAFSGAEDVALIEYARLTGRPFRVFSLDTGRLNPETYRFFDAVEKHYDIHIEYMFPDAVEVQALVRSKGLFSFYEDGHQECCRVRKVRPLRRSLKGLRAWVTGQRKDQSPGTRAHIPVVQVDPSFEGMDGGIGSLIKWNPVSNVEGKDIWNFLRTMDVPVNSLHSQGYVSIGCEPCTRPVLPGQHEREGRWWWEDSKAKECGLHKGNIAQEEAQKLGTNGNGSAAVNHVNGAPDIFETQAIVNLSRPGMENLLRLENRREPWLVVLYAPWCPFCQGMEASYVELAEKLSDTGIKVGKFRADGDHKPFAQQQLQLGSFPTILFFPKHASRPIKYPSERRDVDSLLAFINALR; this is translated from the exons ATGGCTTCCGCTTCTGCGATTTCCGGTTCAATTTCTTCGCATTCGCTCATCTCCTGCGATGCCAGAG CTTCCCTAATTGGATCCGTGAGGCATCTTGAGGCGTCGATCGTGCCGTCGACGCTCAACTGTCCTTCCCGGAGGCGATCGGCCGTGAAGCCGCTCCATGCGGTGGAGCCCGCCAGGAGGAACGACTTCGTGGCGCCGCTGGCGGCGGCGCCGGCTACGATAGCGGAAGCGGTGGtggaggagaaggggagggtgagggaggaggaggaagagaaggtggATTACGATCAGCTGGCGAGCGAGCTCGAGAACGCTTCTCCTCTCGAGATCATGGATAAGGCCCTCGAGAAATTTGGGAACGACATCGCCATCGCCTTCAG TGGAGCGGAGGATGTTGCATTAATAGAGTATGCTCGGTTGACCGGTCGGCCTTTCAGAGTCTTCAGCCTTGACACTGGAAGGCTGAACCCAGAGACATACAGGTTCTTTGATGCTGTCGAGAAGCATTATGACATTCACATTGAATACATGTTCCCAGATGCAGTGGAAGTGCAGGCCCTTGTGAGGAGCAAGGGTTTGTTCTCTTTCTATGAGGATGGGCACCAGGAGTGCTGCAGGGTGAGGAAAGTAAGACCTTTGAGGAGGTCTCTCAAAGGCCTTAGGGCTTGGGTCACTGGACAGAGGAAGGATCAATCCCCTGGCACCAGAGCCCATATCCCTGTCGTTCAG GTAGATCCTTCTTTTGAAGGGATGGATGGTGGAATTGGTAGCTTGATAAAGTGGAATCCAGTCTCTAATGTGGAAGGCAAAGATATATGGAATTTCCTCAGGACCATGGATGTTCCTGTCAACTCCTTGCACTCACAG GGTTATGTGTCCATCGGTTGTGAACCCTGCACTAGACCTGTCTTACCTGGTCAGCACGAGAGAGAAGGAAGGTGGTGGTGGGAGGATTCAAAGGCCAAGGAGTGCGGACTCCACAAGGGTAACATCGCACAGGAAGAGGCACAAAAACTAGGTACTAATGGAAATGGGTCTGCGGCTGTCAACCATGTAAATGGCGCACCCGACATCTTTGAGACCCAAGCCATTGTTAACCTTAGCAGGCCAGGAATGGAGAACTTGCTGAGGCTAGAGAACCGGAGGGAGCCTTGGCTGGTTGTTCTCTATGCTCCTTGGTGTCCCTTTTGCCAG GGAATGGAAGCTTCATATGTGGAGTTGGCTGAGAAGCTCTCCGACACAGGCATCAAGGTAGGGAAGTTCCGGGCTGATGGAGACCACAAACCATTTGCTCAACAACAACTGCAATTGGGAAGCTTCCCCACAATTCTGTTTTTCCCCAAGCACGCATCAAGGCCCATCAAGTATCCTTCAGAGAGACGAGACGTTGATTCACTCCTTGCATTTATCAATGCTCTTCGATGA
- the LOC103707193 gene encoding uncharacterized protein LOC103707193 yields the protein MEILDEYHSNFFLDWWSIFSDLYFQKQSSGESQGAIQKEFLLESFKRSNKQDSWLQALIMRPNMTPQGASLLQSNNSILPYFPLISNQENERQCTPIRQFACIDETGAQQPNFFRDMQHDLRSRSTPTYPLGQVQHLNIDGSLQMGSKHARLVTSFPMELYGQDRLIDWPSSGFDPTFTSVRQKGINPPSSTRKGKEPSYSSIKDNSQSGDIVGPSVVPPLSPIGTSWDAPTSGTNIESFAIAEKMDMENFEEDNEDISKLLKELVNDQAKENSANSAESQSFPEGGAGDNNIKAQPLSIEKKVSSNVNKEYIKDQ from the exons ATGG AAATTCTTGATGAGTATCATAGCAATTTCTTTCTTGATTGGTGGTCAATCTTTAGTGATTTATACTTTCAAAAGCAGTCAAGTGGTGAAAGTCAAGGGGCTATCcagaag GAGTTTCTATTGGAGTCCTTTAAAAGATCAAATAAGCAAGATTCGTGGCTTCAAGCACTCATAATGCGCCCCAATATGACACCACAAGGGGCATCattattacaatcaaataattctattttacctTATTTTCCTTTGATATCAAATCAAGAGAATGAGAGGCAATGCACCCCGATACGTCAATTTGCTTGTATAGATGAAACAGGGGCCCAGCAACCTAACTTTTTTAGAGATATGCAACATGACTTACGATCTAGGAGTACACCTACATATCCTCTTGG GCAAGTGCAACATTTAAATATCGATGGCTCTCTACAAATG GGTTCGAAGCATGCTCGATTGGTTACATCTTTCCCAATGGAATTATATG GTCAAGATAGGCTAATTGATTGGCCATCCTCT GGATTTGATCCAACTTTtacaagtgtgagacaaaagggAATAAATCCACCATCA TCTACAAGAAAGGGAAAGGAGCCCTCATATTCTAGTATTAAAGACAATTCGCAATCTGGAGATATTGTTGGCCCTTCTGTTGTTCCTCCTCTATCTCCTATCGGTACATCTTGGGACGCACCAACATCTGGAACTAATATTGAAAGCTTTGCCATTGCTGAAAAGATGGACATGGAAAATTTTGAAGAAGATAATGAAGATATATCAAAACTATTG AAAGAGCTAGTGAATGACCAGGCTAAAGAAAATAGTGCAAATAGTGCAGAATCTCAATCCTTCCCTGAAGGTGGTGCTGGTGACAACAATATAAAAGCCCAACCTTTGAGCATAGAGAAAAAAGTTTCTTCAAATGTCAACAAAGAATATATAAAAG ATCAATGA